One Chiloscyllium plagiosum isolate BGI_BamShark_2017 chromosome 34, ASM401019v2, whole genome shotgun sequence genomic window carries:
- the agmat gene encoding agmatinase, mitochondrial — MERLLLRCLPSLLRPAYRHVQLLQTVSRCSSSSSRFNVPPSAAEIARPVGICSMMRLPVQDSSEGLDAAFVGVPLDIGTSNRPGARFGPRHIRAESAMVRAYNSGTRAAPFESLMVADIGDVSVNLYDLKDSCKMIRKAFKKIVSTGCIPLTLGGDHTIAYPILQSVAEKYGPVGLVHVDAHADTSDIALGEKIYHGTPFRRCVDEGLLDCKRVVQIGLRGSTYEPDGYLWSKEQGFRVVTGEDCWLQSLAPLMKEVRQQMGNGPVYISFDIDALDPAFAPGTGTPEIAGLQPSQALEIIRGCRGMKVVGCDLVEVSPIYDTSGNTALTAANLLFEMLCVLPNVKYH; from the exons ATGGAGCGGCTTCTCCTGCGCTGTTTGCCCTCTTTGCTGAGGCCAGCCTATCGCCACGTCCAGCTTTTGCAGACTGTGTCTCGCTGCAGCTCCTCCTCGTCTCGGTTTAACGTGCCACCAAGCGCCGCCGAGATCGCTCGGCCGGTGGGAATTTGTTCCATGATGCGCCTCCCGGTGCAGGACTCCTCAGAGGGCCTGGATGCTGCTTTTGTTGGGGTTCCTCTAGACATCGGCACCTCGAACCGGCCCGGTGCCAG GTTTGGACCCCGACATATCCGAGCTGAGTCGGCCATGGTCAGAGCCTACAATAGTGGCACCAGGGCAGCTCCTTTTGAATCTCTGATGGTGGCTGATATCGGTGACGTCAGTGTGAATCTTTATGACCTGAAGGACAGCTGCAAGATGATCAGGAAAGCTTTCAAGAAGATCGTGTCCACAGGCTGTATACCTTTGACATTGG GTGGTGATCACACGATAGCATATCCCATATTGCAGTCAGTGGCAGAAAA ATACGGTCCAGTAGGTTTGGTTCACGTTGATGCACACGCTGACACAAGTGATATTGCCCTAGGAGAGAAGATCTATCATGGAACTCCCTTCAGGCGCTGTGTGGATGAGGGACTGCTCGATTGTAAGCGTGTGGTACAGATTGGGCTCCGCGGTTCTACTTACGAACCAGATGGTTACCTTTGGAGCAAAGAACAA ggttTTCGGGTGGTTACTGGAGAGGATTGCTGGTTACAATCCCTTGCTCCCCTTATGAAGGAGGTGAGGCAGCAGATGGGGAATGGCCCTGTGTACATTAGTTTTGATATTGATGCCCTGGATCCCGCCTTTGCTCCTGGTACTGGAACTCCAGAGATTGCAGGTCTTCAACCCAGTCAG GCTTTGGAAATCATCCGGGGTTGTCGGGGAATGAAAGTAGTCGGTTGTGACTTGGTTGAGGTTTCACCAATATACGATACTTCTG GTAACACGGCTTTGACAGCTGCCAATCTGCTCTTTGAGATGCTCTGTGTTCTACCCAACGTTAAGTATCACTAA